cacgtgcatgtgtttggaaaatactcatttcacttttgcatgcattgcaccagcaaaaatccagcctaaattttgcacagtgtgtaaagatactgaaagaggaatgtaatcatacatccagcaagactagaggcattctgcttcatactaacattttattatgcacaactgatccagtttcactacccaatgatagacccacaatggctctatctggacccacaatgactctatctgattcattttcaacaacaacaaccacaacaactactatgatatgtgttaccacaaaacacaatatacactaactcaaatatctctctaattttattgttgtaagtaccgtatattcattattaagactattacaagtaggagcattctcagaagttaatatccaaacccatgctcagcaagagaaagactagaataacatacagctgtatcaggggcacccaacgagaatatagttcaaaaccacttaaacatagcattgttaaacttattttagtatttaaacggtagatataggcatatttttatcccctaaaatattttcatctgttcggatttcctagctaaaagtctagtgatccgaaaattatagggatcaaacgTACCTTTTCGAAAGTTTTatccagaaaaaaggctcccgaaaattctaggtgacctttttagggtaaaaatccgtttaaaatgagcaattataccatttttcagatgttcgaaaatcctaggagaggcaggaaagcaagaaattttacaacaaatgttccgaaaattatagaTCTCAAAtggtcttccgaacagatattttccgaaaattgacgttgggtgcccctgctgtattaatgaaagcaagacagtttacttgaataaaaaaaaccaaattatatttgcttggtCAACCATTGACTTagaaggtgtggcaagtaaataattatcgtcccttttctagacaattttgaagagctgtttggaaaccatcttgtattaatcactgacatgctcacatctgtgatgtttaatttgcagtaatactgttgtcatcatgcaggatctcatgcaggaaaaaatgagagatgaataacaaccctggcttttttcatcacaaaatcaataaaatattcaacgctgaactcctcatcacaatctctgaaaacaatctggaatgttgcttgccatgcatggtttgaccagatcagcacacacacaccaggaagagttttagaTTTAggcactggaataagaataaatgacatgtttaagaaacaacaggaaactgatcaagtaaaacaataatattattatcacttggtcattttcatgcgCAGATGTCActaagatacttgaaaaaaacatggaaatctgtgccctatttgtaaagatccctttataaaaaaaactaagcttgactgactcccttaataagaggttttggtcacagtagttgcggtgttcatggttgtcacagtgatcgtattggtcacagtagttgtggtggttatggtgttcacagtggtcgtagtggtcacagtagttgtgatggttatggtggtgacagtgatcgtattggtcacaatagctgtggtggtcatggtgatcgtagtggtcacagtagttgtggtggtcgtagtggtcacagtagttgtggtggtcgtggaggtcacagtagttgtggtggtcttgGTGGTCACAGGGGTCCTAGTGGTCACAGTAgctgtggtggtcgtggtggtcacagtagttgtggtggtcatggtcgTCACTGGTCagggtggtcacagtagttgtggtggtgacagtgatcgtattggtcacaatagctatggtggtcatggtggtcgtgatggtcacagtagttgtggtggtcacagtagctgtgatggtcatggtggtcacagtagtaaCTGTTGTTGTGGTCATGGGgctcacagtagttgtggtggtcatggttatcacagtggtcgtggtggttacggtggtcacagtggtcgtagtggtcacagtagttgtggtggttatggtggtgacagtgatcgtattcgtcatggtggtcacagtagttgtggtggtcgtagtggtcacagtagttgtggtggtcgtactggtcacagtagttgtggtggtcacagtagttgtcgtggtcgtggtcctcacagtagttgtggtggtcacagtagttgtggtggtcacagtggttgtggtggtcacagtggtcgtggtggtcacattTGTTGTAGTGGTCAtggtagttgtggtggttaaaATGGTGACAATgatcgtagtggtcacagtagttgtggtggtcacagtagttgtggtggtcacagtggttgtggtggtcacagtggtcacagtacttgtggtggtcatggtggtcagtAGTTGTGGtagttatggtggtgacagtgattgtattggtcacaatagctgtggtggtcatggtagttgtggtggttatggtggtgacagtgatcgtagtggttacagtagttgtggtggtcatggtggtcatagtggtcatggtagttgtggtggtcatggtcgccacagtggtcatagtggtcgtgcatggtggtcacagtagttgtggtggtcgtggcggttatggtggtgacagtgatcgtattggtcacaatagctgtggtggtcatggtggtcgtggtggtcacagtagttgtggtggtcgtgatAGTCACAGTAGTTGTTTTGGTCTttgtggtcacagtggtcgtagtggtcagagtggttgtggtggtcatggtggtcacagtagttgtggtggttatggtgatgacagtgatcgtattggtcacaatagctgtggtggtcatggtggtcacagtagttgtggtggtcgtagtggtcacagtagttgtagTGGTCATGTTAGTTGTGGttgttatggtggtgacagtgatcgtattggtcacaagagctgtggtggtcatggtggtcgcggtgatcacagtagttgtggtggtcttagtggtcacagtagttgtggtggtcgtagtggtcaaagtagttgtggtggtcatggagGTTATGGTGGTTACAGTGGTCGTAGTgatcacagtagttgtggtggtcatgttggtcacagtggtcgtggtggtcacagtagttgtggtggttatggtggtgacagtgatcgtaatggtcatggtggtcatggtagttgtggtggtcgtagtggtcacagtagttgtggtggtcttggtggtcacagtggtcgtcgtggtcatggtggtcagaGTAGTTATGGTGGTCATGGTACTTGTTAGTTGTGGttgttatggtggtgacagtgatcgtattggtcatggtggtcacagtagttgtggtggtcgtagtggtcacagtagttgtggtgatcATGTTgatcacagtggtcgtggtggtcatggtggtcacaatagctgtggtggtcatggtggtcgtggtgatcacagtagttgtggtggtcgtggtggtcgtagtggtcacagtagttgtggtggtcttggtggtcacagtggtcgtcgtggtcacagtagttgtggttgTTATGGTGGTCACCGTGGTGGTAGTGGttacagtagttgtggtggtgaCAGTatttgtggtggtcatggtggtcacagtggtcgtggtggtgacagtgatcgtattggtaacaatagctgtggtggtcatggtggttgtggtggtcacagtagttgtggtggtcgtagtggttgtggtggtcacagtagttgtggtgatcgtggtggtcacagtagttgtggtggttatggtggtcacagtggtcgtggtggtcacagtagttctggtggttatggtggtgacagtgatcgtattggtcacactagctgtggtggtcatggtggtcacagtagttgtggtggtggtagtggtcacagtagttgtggttgttatggtggtgacagtgatcgtattggtcacaatagctgtggtggtcatggtggtcggggtgatcacagtagttgtgttggtcgtagtggtcacagtagctGTGGTGATCACAGTAGTTCTGGTGGTCTTGGTGGttacagtagttgtggtggtcatggtggtcacagtagttgtggtggttatggtggttacagtggtcgtagtggtcacagtagttgtggtggtcatgttAGTTGTGGttgttatggtggtgacagtacTCGTATTGGTCACAGGAgccgtggtggtcatggtggttgtggtgatcacagtagttgtggtggtcgtggtggtcacagtagttgtggtggtcacagtagttgtggtggtcatattggtcacagtagttgtggtggttatggtggtgacagtgatcgtattggtcacaatagctgtggtggtcatggtggtcgtgGTGATTatagtagttgtggtggtcgtggtggtcacagtagttgtggtggtcttggtggtcacagtggtcatagtggtcacagtagttgtggtggtcatggagGTTATGGTGGTTACAGTGGTCGTAGTgatcacagtagttgtggtggtcatgttggtcacagtggtcgtggtggtcacagtagttgtggtggttatgctggtgacagtgatcgttatggtcatggtggtcacagtagttgtggtggtcgtagtggtcacagtagttgtggtgatcATGTTgatcacagtggtcgtggtggtcatggtggtcacagtagttgtggtggtcatggtagTTGTTAGTTGTGGttgttatggtggtgacagtgatcgaaatggtcatggtggtcacagtagttgtggtggtcgtagtggtcacagtagttgtggtgatcATGTTgatcacagtggtcgtggtggttatggtggtcacaatagccgtggtggtcatggtggtcgtggtgatcacagtagttgtggtggtcgtatggtcgtagtggtcacagtagttgtggtggtcttggtggtcacagtggtcgtcgtggtcacagtagttgtggttgTTATGGTGGTCACCGTGGTGGTAGTGGttacagtagttgtggtggtgaCAGTatttgtggtggtcatggtggtcacagtagttgtggtggttatggtggtgacagtgatcgtattggtaacaatagctgtggtggtcatggtggttgtggtggtcacagtagttgtggtggtcgtagtggttgtggtggtcacagtagttgtggtgatcgtggtggtcacagtagttgtggtggttatggtggtcacagtggtcgtggtggtcacagtagttctggtggttatggtggtgacagtgatcgtattggtcacactagctgtggtggtcatggtggtcacagtagttgtggtggtggtagtggccacagtagttgtggttgttatggtggtgacagtgatcgtattggtcacaatagctgtggtggtcatggtggtcggggtgatcacagtagttgtgttggtcgtagtggtcacagtagctGTGGTGATCACAGTAGTTCTGGTGGtcttggtggtcacagtggttgtagtggtcacagtagttgtggtggtcatggtggtcacagtagttgtggtggttatggtggttacagtggtcgtagtggtcatgtgggtcacagtagttgtggtggtcatgttGATCACAGttgtcgtggtggtcacagtagttgtggtggttatggtggtgacagtgatcgtattggtcatggtggtcacagtagttgtggtggtcatagtggtcacagtagttgtggtgatcATGTTgatcacagtggtcgtggtggtcatggtggtcatagTAGTTATGGttgttatggtggtgacagtgatcgtattggtcacgaTAGCtatggtggtcatggtggtcgtggtgatcacagtagttgtggtggtcgtagtggtgacagtagttgtggtggtcgcgGTGGtcttggtggtcacagtggtcgtagtggtcacagtagttgtggtggtcgtggtggtgatggtggtcacagtggtcgtggtggttaTCGTGGTGACAGTGAgcgtattggtcacaatagctgtggtggtcatggtggtggtagtggtcacagtagttgtggttgTAAtcgtggtgacagtgatcgtagttgtcacagtggtcgtagtggtcacagtagttgtggtggtcgtgatggtcatggtggtcacagtggtcgtggtggtcacagtagttgtggtggttatggttgtcacagtggtcgtggcgGTCGCAGTAGTTgcggtggtcacagtagttgtggtgataagtcgggaagaggaaagacgactctgccagccgcctcgacattctttgatttgcgctcatccaaagaaatgggtGAGTCAGCCCAGTTGCGACTTGTCAAAccgatttttttaatttttgcgcatgatcaatctccatgataaatatttttaaactggCGTGGCAATTTTACactttcaaattaaattaattaattagacTTGTAATTATTACCATTTTATCTATTTATCTGTTTGTTTCCGACTTTAAATTGTACATTAActatgaactgagcaaataaaatcATATTGTATTCTATTCTCAATCACATACGTCACTATTTAGTagatctaaaaatagaaatatacgGAAAGGGTTGcctcaagggtacaatacagatggaagctccgggtaatggacTCCTGGTTCCATTTATTATCTGGCTCTCTCTCGTGAAATACCTTTTTGCTAATTTTCTAAGCTGACTGATAGGAGTCGTTTACGAGTAGTCGTTTACGAGTAATCATTCTTGTTGGCCTTTTTCCTTGACTGATACAAATGTTGCACTGTTTGTCGTTAGAGGCAGCTGCAAAAATCTTAGCTCTAATTAAACAGCTTTAAACTGATGGTTAGCCTTGATTTTCAGCCGCCTCCTCCACTCGCTAAGTCACTCGGGGAGAGAGGCGACTGAAATTCAGGCTAACTCATGGGTAGGAACATTTTTTTGGCATAAAAATTCACTGGTAGGGATCACTTTTTCCACACCGAAAAGAAACTACAAACCTACAATAGCAACAAATTACATCAACAAATGGTCAGATGTCACTtaagatgcttgaaaaaaacatggaaatctgtgccctatttgtaaagatccctttatataaaaaactaaatttaactgactcccttaataagaggttttgtcaAACAgtgcagataaaaacagttgctcacatcttgaaagtaatgacagtcaaaatgacagccagccagatatcaaaactttccacaagatttcttcaggtcagatgactgggacaatgaaatcaacagaaatctagtGATCAATTAAATTTCATCATACCACAACCTagtgtgtcctgcaaagcaacacagagctggaaaagaaagagcatcGCCATCTACCAGAAAAgccattgctcttgctgtgaACAtccaggtcacagaaaaatccatggctctcgtattacatgtcagaggttaaaacttctgttgtgtcaaaaccctccgcgtttttagaggaattgcccttaagcgaaaaacagtaaacgaaaaatgttatcagtttaaaatttacaacttttaggtcttcaacggtgtgaccgaaacacgagcaaacatgcTTTGGGAAAGATAACtcatggaaacgacataaacaaataaattcatgcctaaaataagcttacctctgttgactttctcgttggaaacaactcggaactactgtttagtttttctgtcgagtccatgttgagcgtgagatcttgatcatcaaaaggtacaacttttccttcaccgccaaataaactcaaaaacaaagagctcaaaagctcgaatGTGTTGAGAGcagagcatgcgcactcattttgccgcggtgtccactacggctggatgcaaccgacgtacatgcgcagtgtctcattttgggggaaatttacttccggcagccgtattagcgccagccgtagcgatttgcttaaagtccctaattgTGTACTCAGTGCGTGCCCCTTTACTGGTACCCAGGACAGCTCCGTCAACAGGGAAAGGTTAAGATGTTAACCAGTCGACCAAGAATATCGTTCTGAATGTCCAATTTATTGGAAAATAATCAAACAATGCCCCCACAAATTTCTCCCAAGGATATTCCTCCTGTGGGAGAAAACTCAGGCTCTGAAGAAGACGAGCCAGTGCCGCCTGTAATCTTTGAAAATTTGTCGAGTAGTGACGACGATGCAGAAAACATGGAGGACGAGGAAGAAGTGAACCTTGGATATGTGGAGCTTGCTCAAGATGAAGGGGACAGTGAACAAGCTACGAATCTGTGGTCATCGCAGGTGCATATAGTGCCTATTTCCGTCTTTAGTAGAACGATTATCTCATGGTTTCTTTTACTCGTAGCTATGGCAATTGTTTTCATGCTGGTTTCACAGAAAAGACGTTCAGTTGTACGTTATCAAATCACAAAATGGCCATTCTGTAATACGTTGGTGCAGAATAATAGTAATCCTACAAGATCAAATCTTCATAATATGTGGCTTGTGTGACTCGCCATTTGTCAATACCAGTCTGACTTCCACCTATCAACAATCATTGAAAAGAAGTGGAAGCTCATTCCTAAGGTGTGGAGAAATGTTAGACCCGTGGaaccggtcagtacaaaacgcagactgcagactgcagaccgggtacaaaatgcagactaggtactaaatgcagactgcagactgcagaccgggtacaaaatgcagaccaagtctaaataaataaatacgtggtggaatgtcatcttataacttacctgctgtcacgcaatcgtcatttttcacgaatattagcatttattgggtttccttgcctgtttcttaatatattatgtcttaaacagagtggccaggctacaATGGTTCTTAAAAAAATTTTTGAGCTGCTAAACAGATGTGAGATGTTAACACACAACAAATTGAAGGTAAAATACAATCTAAGTTTTTTCATACaatctaaaataattattaatataaaGCACATTGCAAGTCATTGCACATATCAAAAACTTTACCATTCTTTTATTTAACCCAAGATTCGTACCAAAAGCTATCACAATGCGTGTTATCGATATGACAGATTGCGCAAAAAggctcgaaaaatgaaaaaatgacgattgcgtgacagcaggtaagttataagatgacattccatcacgtatttatttatttagacttggtctgcattttgtacccggtctgcagtctgcattttgtacctagtctgcattttgtacccggtctgcagtctgcctTTTGTACTGACCGTCCGTGGAACATGGTTGAAACAAGAAAAATGGCTTAGTCTTCTTCACTCAAAGTACATATTTCATCATTCTTGATTGTTTTAATAGCGATAATTCTCGTTActtcacccattgttattaatatgccaaccagaagctATTTGGTTGTTGAATGTTTTGGTGCTTCATTTCGCTGTGTCATTGTTTAGTAATATCCAGACCAGATGGCGAAGCCCACTCTTTATGACTTATCTGTCTTGCATCTATGCTTTTCATGAACtcataaacaaattttaaacttgtgttgTTATCATGTTAATGTATTGAACTTTCAGGAAGAGCAAGTCTCAGCAGTTGACAACGAATTGCCATTTAGTGTTACAGCAGGCAACAAGTCTGTCAGATGTGATGACACAGAGATGAAGCAAGGCAAGTGGAGGGAAACCAATCCAttaatattgttgaaaaatcctcATACTGGAACAGTTCAaggaattttaaaaggaaaggaaaggaactttatttaagtgtctagtcgttctagcactgaagcactaattggggacactgtaaattgaaattaacaattaatacaaatcaagtcaaatgttggtttttgaggagaggggaaaccagagtacccagagaaaacctctcggggcagagtagagaaccaacaaactcaacccacatgtgatgcttagcctgggaatcgaacccgggccacattggtgggaggcgagtgctctcaccactgcgccatccctgcaccccagtgAAATCCCTGTGAACATCCTGAAAACGGTCagtccccagttgttcaaacgatggatagcgctatccgccggataaatcacttttcagtggataagtaatagcaaaatcaattgcgctatccatcggatagtgatttatctggtggatagcgttatccaccttttgaacaactggggcctgttgTGCATCTTTTCAGTAAGAAACTACTGCAGTTGTAGTTAAGAGTGTTTTTCAGACGAATTTTGTCATTTCCTAATTAATGAAATTTTAGTATAGTCTTAATATAAACATCACGCAGTGagataattttcttgtttccatGCTGGTTAAACCATTTTAATGCAGATTTAAACGAGTTATAAGTCACATGTTCTAGATACTATATCTTACAGCTGTATATAGATGAAGACGATCATGCAACAATGATAACTTGTTACTGTAAATCTTGTGCTGAGCTTTTTACTAACAGGAGAAATTCTAAGAATGCTTTGAAACATTTAAACTGCTGAAAGGGCTAGTCAGATTTTCGACTATACTACTTCAGGCAGCATCCCAGTGATTAAAATACTTTCCAACtgaagttgttttcttttttcatcacaGAACAAGTAGATCTTATCAGACAGGTCATGACAGTCATAACACTTCCCTCATCGTCCATTCCAGATTGGGCTAAAGTTATACCAGAAGAAAATTGGAAAGCCTCCTTAGTTTCAAGTATTACAAACAGATCTGCACCACTACCAGACAGAGAAAATACAGACTAAGATCTTCCAATGAATTTATGTACTCACATATAGTAATTATTACAATGTAAATACAAGGTATCAGTGTCAGTTGAATTCTGCATGCAAAGCTAATATGTAACTAGGAAACAAAAGATGTAGCATTCCGTCCGATTGTAGTGTAAACTGAGCGAACTGCAGATGCATTTTACAGTGTAATTTTCTAATAATTTTCTTGAAGAAGGAAGATCATCACCCtcacaaagaaaagaaagaagaggtGATGGTTTACATGTAAACATCAATTTCTATGTGGCATTGCCTGCATGTGCGAGTGGGcatttagcaattttttttgtcccagGAAAGGATACATACAGCAGAGAGAAGAATGCATGAATTGgactgccccccccccccccccccagtaatgagtaaaattgtctggcattagacacagTAAAGTCTATCAAGTCTTACTCCAAGAAGTCAATAGGTTAAAGGGCCCGTAGTTTTTTGAGTGGATATAGAGGTTGTTAACcaattgactcctgaactgtcttccattgacgagtgaaattgtGTGGTGTTAGACAGAGGGAAATCCATCAAAGTCTTACTCCTACAGGAGTCAACGGGTTAATGTCAACTTACAcgtaaaaaaaagtttgtttaccATTCTGTTGTACGGGAAAGTGCCACATGTTCATGTTTTGGGTGCTAGAGAAATTTGTCTGGGAGGATGCCATGCAATTTGAAAAGCCATCCATTGGCTTTGCTTGGCATTTTCTCAGACGTaaggtacatacatgtacatttaattGCAACCTCATTTCCAGTAAAAAAACAGCACCTAGGTTCTTTGAAAGATTGTTGCAGGTGGTTAGCAAAAAATGAAGGTTACTCAATGAAAATAATGGTCAGGCCAAAGAACATagatgtattttatttttctgacTACTGTTCTTTTATCTTGTGCATTTGACTGGTGTagaaatattataataatattttttggtttgtttatgcATAAAACCCTTCAAATGCAGTTTGTACAGCACTCATTAACAAGATATTGGAGGGACTATGAAGGGTATACctgtttttctaatttttttcttccttcccAGAGTTCATAAGGGGAAATGCTGTGAAAGCATCGTGAAAAAAGGACAATCTCCCACAGGTCGAGCACTGACTGAGTTGTTTTGGGTAGCATCTGGTTAAACCTTCCAGTTGGGCTTCTAAATAGCC
The Montipora capricornis isolate CH-2021 chromosome 10, ASM3666992v2, whole genome shotgun sequence genome window above contains:
- the LOC138019766 gene encoding uncharacterized protein encodes the protein MSNLLENNQTMPPQISPKDIPPVGENSGSEEDEPVPPVIFENLSSSDDDAENMEDEEEVNLGYVELAQDEGDSEQATNLWSSQEEQVSAVDNELPFSVTAGNKSVRCDDTEMKQEQVDLIRQVMTVITLPSSSIPDWAKVIPEENWKASLVSSITNRSAPLPDRENTD